The genomic stretch gttggattcacgagtattttccaactgttggaaaaagaggggagaattggaaTCCTGCTGGAAACTGTGGTCTTCcccgagcgatgagatggtcgtatagacagggagtcctgaaggtcgatgatttacgacctattttggacgagctgacacctaCCGACGTCATCTGGCgaccatttgaggatcatagagcatggcgtgtatttgatgagatatgtctttacaggggctgtttgaagtggggtgaaacagttgttccatacttgcctgatagatgtttacgtcagttcgggtataggcagtatgttccatccccacctctggattgtatgatggcgacggatattgatgttgattggatcaGTTACCATCAGAGTGTTGTCGATGTGATCGGTTCATCTTCCgtggccaccactccatctgagGTAGTAGACggttatctggagtggtattatcgtgtttcccatccacggttggtccctccccatcgtgacGCTCCTAGAGAGGTACCCGTTCCTGTATATGACGCCGGGCCATCTGATCCTgattgggctcgtgtatctacattgattcgtcgctatctgagacaggttaatgctgaagaggaagatccacagttttctgatttatttgaagctttgcatatttctcgttcacattgattatatgtattaagctttgaatataatagacataataatatagatttcatgttttgattacatatttatgttttgattacataatcatgctaatacaggtgtaagtaattgccaatgttgcatacgtcctgcaaatcctagcatccaagtagttgctatatgagaacgaaatttcttccaatctaatgtgaccggtggcaatggaaacccctctttcatgttaacctgataaagtaaaataattaaaagattaagtcatataacataaaatattaactggaataattaaaatatttagaCATATAAATACatacctgaacccaatgattctggttaacaaaaccaatgcaataaatagagacatttggtgaatgtgaacttgtcatcggaaagaaagtgatgcacggattgcctaaacagacaagtacaacattataacgattcgctatcaagtaacccatatctggtagactcatccatttttcaggtggctgtgaaccaaacgattctatcatcaaagattctctcacagctgacaaccgattagaaaataacttgtcatacaaagttgacctatccttgtctattaattccaaccccaactctctgcgaaccattgaccaaccatcctcaccatatccatgcaatgatgcaatgactctaaatccacaattaccatctgattcaacattaactacatcttcaatgtatgacctaatatgattaggaaattgaacAATGAATTatggttgcttctttgataatttgatcttcttcgaagtctgtgatggttgagattgcctttgtgaagattgagatgccttatcaacatactcatgatacgaagggtccctataaacatcataatctgctggttttttccctttcttcttcactcctcctttggtttttattttctcaggtggtggacacaatgttgtcattgttgggtatgctagttcacataccctactccttaatgcccttttcccaacaacatctaatgacctaaatcgtctccacaactcatccattgcagctgtcatatccacctctgatccatcatcttcacctatctctaactcaacttccatagttagtttcctccaatgaacatgaacaacatcaatgggtatcggtataccacctactctgtatcttcctaactcacaagcacaaggtaacccataagatgttctaagagtacaaccacatatttgcctgttagttccaacataatcaactctcaataactcttcagcaatacgtctcaaagcagctcgagatacggaaccacgcaaataaccataaaagggacttacgtgcgcgttctcaacttcgtaaaaactcttttgaaatgaagctctaatgtttcccagttgtaacctcaagttgttattcatggcttcccaacatttgaccatgtcacctatactgtttcctaacatctgctttaacttccaatgagcagattcaaccctaaaaatatcaGATATAAAAAATACCATTAGATATTGAAAATATCAAGTATTAAAAATATCAGATATTGAAAATAACACAtcaaaaaacataaaaaaaatatcaaatataaaattataagacgtaccgattagtcgttgtgttacccaaatgtaggactcgattaatccatgctccaacaaatctatgcctatgtggagtcaaccatgtgtctttcacataattaataaatccactataatcaacacatgcttgctcaagttgatgcaaccgctgaccatactcaacctcatcactagcccagacaacttccatccataatgtgtctatcgtcttttgcaggtcattcaccacatgttgtttgcatttggcaccaacgtttttgttaatgtgaaatctacatagcaaattaatcgagttgggaaacacaacttcaattgctttcatcaaagcaagatctctatctgtcaaaatcacttgtggacacatgtctttcttcacaaacaactcttttaatttctccaatacccagcaaaaattctctgtttgctcagactccatatatgcaaatccaacagcaaaagtcaactcagtcgatgtcatgccaacaatttcaaacaaaggttgtctatatttgtttgtcttgtaggtgctatccataactaacacaatcggaaatatattcaacaact from Lathyrus oleraceus cultivar Zhongwan6 chromosome 7, CAAS_Psat_ZW6_1.0, whole genome shotgun sequence encodes the following:
- the LOC127107132 gene encoding uncharacterized protein LOC127107132 — its product is MVRRELGLELIDKDRSTLYDKLFSNRLSAVRESLMIESFGSQPPEKWMSLPDMGYLIANRYNVVLVCLGNPCITFFPMTSSHSPNVSIYCIGFVNQNHWVQVNMKEGFPLPPVTLDWKKFRSHIATTWMLGFAGRMQHWQLLTPVLA
- the LOC127103838 gene encoding PKS-NRPS hybrid synthetase cheA-like — protein: MDSTYKTNKYRQPLFEIVGMTSTELTFAVGFAYMESEQTENFCWVLEKLKELFVKKDMCPQVILTDRDLALMKAIEVVFPNSINLLCRFHINKNVGAKCKQHVVNDLQKTIDTLWMEVVWASDEVEYGQRLHQLEQACVDYSGFINYVKDTWLTPHRHRFVGAWINRVLHLGNTTTNRVESAHWKLKQMLGNSIGDMVKCWEAMNNNLRLQLGNIRASFQKSFYEVENAHVSPFYGYLRGSVSRAALRRIAEELLRVDYVGTNRQICGCTLRTSYGLPCACELGRYRVGGIPIPIDVVHVHWRKLTMEVELEIGEDDGSEVDMTAAMDELWRRFRSLDVVGKRALRSRVCELAYPTMTTLCPPPEKIKTKGGVKKKGKKPADYDVYRDPSYHEYVDKASQSSQRQSQPSQTSKKIKLSKKQP